DNA from Bacteroides zoogleoformans:
CCAAAATGGTGTTCCGGGCCACGGCTATACCCCGGTTGCGTTGCTGGTCGATGATGTGTACGGCTCTGCCGCGCGGATGCCCGGCCACCACACGACGCACGATATCCATGCTGTTTCCTTTGTCATCTACAAAAAGATATTCAATGTTCGGATAGGTTTGGTTCAAGGCAGACAGCAGGGTGCGTTCTATCAAGTCTACGGCATTGTATACAGGTATTCCGAAAGATATCAAAGGATAGTTGTTCTGATCCATTTTCATAGGGTAATTACGCTTCCAATATTGAAAACACAAAGATAGGTTTTTTGAGCGAAAAACGGCATTCTTTAGTACAAAAACAAAGGAGTGGGGGTCTATAAAGACAAGGCAAGACAAGGCTGGTTCTCCACTTTCAGACACTGATGCCGCTGTAACACAAATTCATCTCTTCATCCCTTGACGAGTGAGGAGGAGAATTATTATAAATCCTTATTCAGGAGTCACATTAAAAGGTAAAAATTCTTTCTCCGCACGACAAATAGATAGAATCTCATTAAAAATATCTATCTTTGCATCAGGATACTTTCAAAGTATCAGGAAATGACAAACCAAGCACTCGGATAATCCTATGCCTGAAGCCTCGCGACTAAAAAAATCATTGCTCAATGCCCGGGTCAACCTCATCTTCTACTTTTTGAATCTGGCTTTGTCTTTCTTCTCAAGAAAGATTTTTCTGGATACGCTGGGAGCCGATTTCATGGGACTGATAGGCACCATGAACAACCTGCTGGGTTTCCTTAACCTTGCCGAACTGGGCATCAGCACCGCGATAGGCTATGTGCTGTACAAACCACTTTTTGAACACAACGAGCCTAAAATCAATGAAATAATCTCCGTATTCGGATTCATATACCGCCGCATCGGATTCATCATTCTAAGCGCAGGCTGTGTGCTTGCGTGCTTCATGCCACTTATCTTCCCCAACAATGTATTCGACTTGGAGAGTGTCTATTTTGCTTTCTTTTCATACCTCACCACCTCGCTGATAGGCTATTTTGCCAACTATAAACAAACGTTGTTGGGAGCAGACCAAAGAAATTATGTGGTGACAGCTTATTACCAAAGTGCCATAATTGTGAAAACACTCTTGCAAATGGCATTGGTGTATTATACAGGCAATTATTACTTATGGATAAGCATGGAACTTCTGTTGGGAGTCACCTACTCCATCATTCTGAATTGGAAAGTGAATCAAGTATATCCTTGGTTACGAAGTGAAATAAAGCAAGGAAAGCTCCTTTTCAAGAAATATCCGGAGGTGATAAAATATACCAAGCAACTGTTTGTACACAAAATAGGCGGCTTCGTACAGTTTCAAACCACTCCTTTTTTAGTGTACGCCTTCGTCTCATTGAAAACAGTGGCCTACTATGGCAACTATACGCTCATCATTGATAAAATCAGCATCTTCATCAGCAACCTGCTGGGAAGCACCAATGCCGGTGTGGGAAACCTTATTGCAGAAGGCAACCCTAAACGCATCTTACAGGTTTTCTGGGAACTGATGGGAATACGTTTTTTGATAGCCGGGACGATTTCGTTCGCTCTGCTCCAACTGACCGACGCCTTTATCTCACTGTGGTTAGGAAATGAATATATCATATCAAGACATATATTATACCTGATAATCCTGAACTCCTTCATCGGCTATACGCGCGGCGCCACAGACCAGTTTATCTACGGATATGGATTGTTTCAAGACACATGGGCACCTGTCGCAGAGGTAAGCATCAATTTGATTGTAGCCATCGTAAGCGGCTACTTTTGGGGATTGCCAGGAATATTGATGGGCAATATCACCAGCCTGCTGCTGATTATCGTTTTGTGGAAACCTTATTTTCTTTACTCGAAAGGCTTCAAAATGCCTATTGTACATTATTGGATAGGCTACATCAAACATTTGATAATCATATCGCTGCCAGCCATAGCGTGCTATTTTCTCTTGCCAAGCAGTAGCTTTACTCCCGAAAAATCATTTGCGCATTGGATTATCTACGGAGCGGCGATAAGCTCCGCCTACGGGATTATGACCTATGCCCTGCTCTTTTTCCTGACCCCAGGCATACGTGCGTTTACTTACAGAGCCATAAAAAGAAAGCGTTAGTGACCCTTATCTTTCAATCGATTGAAAACTTCTTCCCATTTATCCGCAACATTCTGTATGTCAAAGCATTTTACATACCGAGCGCATGCCTTGGACATGCTTGAACGCAGTTCCTCGTCTGCCATCAATACTTCCAGCTTCCGGGCAAACTGTTTGCGTGAGAAAGGCGGAACCAGCATACCGGTCTTCCCGTCTTCTATGATATCCGTCACAGAGGCAAACGACTCGAAAGCCACCGGAATAGTTCCAAACGTCATGGCCTCGGTCAGCACCATTCCCCATCCCTCAAAATCACTTGTCAGGCACAAAATACTTGCATTCCGATAGAACGACTCGGGATCTTGCCAACCGGTAAAGATAATCCGCTCCATCCTCAAAGCTTTCTTCTCCAAGTCTTCTCTGATAGGGCCATCACCCACAATAACCAATTCCCAGTCCGGAAACTTTCTATATACACACCTCCAAATATCTATGAGACGGCCGACTCGCTTTTGATACCATTCTATACGTCCGACATACAACAGTTGCTTCTTTTTTGAATATCCTGTCTCCTTTTGGACCGGGTATGTATTCGGATTGGGAACGGCAATCACACGCTCCAAATTCTTTGAACAAATTTGCTTCAAGTCCGGAATGAACTTAAGCGAAAGCAGACAAAGCAAATCTGTATAAGCAAAAATATTCTTATAATCAGCTTTTAATGTCCGTTTAAAATTATACTTTATGAAAGGCGCCTTTATGATACGGGCTCCCCTTCTGAGTTTTCCCATCAAGGTGTTTTTACCCTTTTTCCACATTATAAGCTCGAACAAATGGTTATAAATGCCAAGAGGATATTGATGAATCACCGATATGGTATGTACCCCGCAAATATCTTTAGAGTAATGGCATAATTTGTTATAAGCCAACGGATCCTGATTTATGACTATATCGATATGATGCTCATGTAGAAAATCGCGATAAAACAATCCATTTTTTTCTGTTTCCTGAATAGAGTTAGGGAAAAAATGCAATGGGGTAGGATAAGCGTAATCCATGCGGGTTTCATCCCGCACATTGTGCAGGCAAAGCACATGATGCCCTCGCCTCAGAAATTCGCGGGATAAGAGGTCGCTCACTCTTTCAATTCCTCCTCTTTGGGGATGGAACATAACGGGATGTAAAAACAATATATTCATGATACCCTCCTCTATTTCCCTCCAAACCTTTTTTTAAATTTTATACCCGACAAAAAAAGCATCCATACATCAAAAACAGATATACTTATATTGCAAAGCAAGAACTTACCCAACACATCTGCCTTATATTGCGGAAAGAAATGCTTCTTTATCCATTCCTTATCCGATGAAAGTACTCGGCGTAAAAAAGCGATGCGTTCCCTATGGATATAATCATTCTCCGCCTTATATATGGCCAAAACTACTTTGTGAAAAAAAATGGTCAATGAACTCCATGTCTTATTCAGAGAATCATCCTCCAAATCAAACTTCTTTTGATACGTATGTACTCGTTTTAGATAATTGGAAAAAGCCGCATATTCCGCATCAAAACTATTTATCCGCACAGACAACGCATCAGTAGAATATCCTACTCTATATATGTAGTTATTATAATCACGGATAAGCATAAAATCAGCATAAAGAAGATAGTCTAACAAAAACAACATATCCTCCAAACCCGAAACGAAAGGAATAAAACTTATTTTATGCTGTTTAATGATTCGGTTATCATAGAGCTTATTACCGGCATAGGTAACGTATTTATCTATCAAATCTGTCAATATAAGAAAGACTTTCTCTGACGTAATTTCCTTTTCGGGCACATGAAGTATTTGAAAATCCTTATTCGGTAAATATCGTTCAAGCGAGCCTGCAATGACTCCCATCAACGTTTTATCAGAAGGCAATGAATCGTATAAGTCTTTCAGGTAGTTCTTTTTCACATAATCATCAGAATCGACAAACGTCACATATCGTCCATAAGCATTTATCAGGCCTATATTCCGGGCGCAACTCAAACCGGCATTCTCCTGATGAAACACCCGTATTCTTTTATCTTTCCGGGCATATTCCTCGCATATTTCTCCACAATTATCAGGACTTCCATCGTCTATCAGCAACAATTCAAAATCGGTGAATGTCTGCACAAGAATACTTTCAACACATTGTGATAAGTGCTTCTCTACTTTATAAACGGGTACTATTACTGATATTCGGGGAATATTATTCATTTTTCTTTATTTTATGTGTAAAAGCCTTTTTACTTTTATAGGTAAAACTAATAAATAATAGGAGAACTTCACAAAAAACTTAAAATATAAATATCCCAAATGAATAGGAAAAGCATAATGTAAATTACGTAAAAATAAACTCAAATGTAGATGAAAACAAAGAAAAGCCTTTAAATTCGATATGTATCTCCGTTGTCGAAAAGATTGATAGCTTTTATAACGGAAAGATTCATCTTTCGTAAAATATAGAATACGATCAAAATATTTTGCTTTTGTTTCTTCAAATGTTACATATACATATTTATTTCTCATCAACTTGGCATCAGACAAAATATAATTATACATCAAGTCAACAATAAAGACTCTGCATTGCAAATTCCACAACGAAGGGTTTCCTGTTATGGAATTGGAATGAGTATAATAATAGTAGGTCGTTTTATTACAAAAGTAAGCAGAACCGGCTTTACAAGCCAATTGAAAAGTCCATAAATCATCTTCATGCACAATTCCTTCCTTAAAAAAAAGTTCTTCAGAAAGAAGAAAATTTCTGTTTACTAGAATATTACATGCCATTCTTGGCCAAAGAAACATTGAGTAAGATGACAATATTTCCTCATTTGAATGGAGTCCTCTTTTCCCCATCTTATGAGAATGAAGAGAACGTGACTGGCCGGTTATCTCATAATCACCAAGCACAAAATCATATTTCTTAGTTTGTAGCTCCAAAGATAGAATAGCCAAACTATCTAAAGGCAAATAATCATCACTATCCAAAAAAAATAAATAATCACCTGTTGCGGCATGTATTGCTAAATTTCTTGTTGCAGATAATCCTTTATTCTTTTCATTAGCTCTAAAAAGGACATCTTTTCCACGCGGATGTGCTTTCACCACCCTCTCCGCTATCTCCATCGAGTCATCTGGTGTGCAATCATTCACCAAAATCACCTCCAAATCTTGCCAGGTCTGGTTCAAGACGGAGAGTAAACAACGTTCTATGTATTTGGAAACGTTGTAAACGGGGATGATGACGGACACTTTCATAATTTCACCTCTCTATTTTCTACAAACTCTTCCCACCACGTGACAAGCGTCAACAGATTGAAATATTGCAATGCCTTGTTTTGACGATGCCAGAACCAACTATTTTCCTGCCCTACCTCGCGGTCATAGCCAGTAAGAAACTTCTCCACCACGTCTTGACGAAGGAATGTACAGTATATACCGGAAGAGAGAATGAACTCCTTGAAGCGGGCACGTTGCGCATTGTCACGGAAGAACAGGGGCATGGGAGCAAAACCTCCCTGCTTTTTACACGAGGTGACGGCTTCGGGTAGCAAAGGCTTGTAGTGATGCTTCAGCAGGAATTTCGACGTGCAACGCCCACGGGCAATATCCGTCACGCTATCGCCCTTGCACTTCAACTCCACCGGCAAGTTTTGCAAGAAGCGGTAGAGTTTCAAGTCCATAAAAGGAAATGTCAGGTTGTTATGAAACATACGAGCCATGCGAGAGGCTTTGAATAGGATGATGCGATCGATGACAATCTCCAAGTCAGAAACTCTTGCATGTTGCGTGTAAAGATGTCTAAAACTGCGAAGGTCCGACCGGGGGGGGGCTGCCGGATGAAAATCAGAAGGACGGTACATAAAGGTACGCAATGCCGAGTTAGAAAATCCGAAACGCTCGCCCTCCAAAATGTGGACTATCTTGTCCAGATGGAAACGGATGCGCGAAAACTTGCCTCCGGTATCGAAAAACTCGCATTCCAGCAAGCGCCCCACTCCCTTCATCAATGGGAGCAACCCTGCACGTGCGGCAAGATAGTGCAACGCCACTTCACGACCGGAAGTTCCGAAATACTGATCGTTGCCATCGCCGCCCAGAATGACGTCGGGCTTGTCATCGCCTATCATGCGCATGGCGCAATAGTTCACCATCAGCCCGCCTTCAACAAAAGGTTCGCCTAGAAAACGAACGATATCGGGCAATGCACGGATTTCCGTACCGTCAATCTCGTACTCATGGTGCCGAGTACCAAAAGTCTCGGACATCAAACGGGCCATGGGGAGCTCCGTCCACGCATCGCCTTTGAATCCCACTGAATAGGAGTCGATCTGTCCATCGTAGATGCTGCGCAGAGCAGCAAGGTTGGAACCGGAATCATAGCCTCCGCTTAAAAGCACACCCAC
Protein-coding regions in this window:
- a CDS encoding lipopolysaccharide biosynthesis protein, producing MPEASRLKKSLLNARVNLIFYFLNLALSFFSRKIFLDTLGADFMGLIGTMNNLLGFLNLAELGISTAIGYVLYKPLFEHNEPKINEIISVFGFIYRRIGFIILSAGCVLACFMPLIFPNNVFDLESVYFAFFSYLTTSLIGYFANYKQTLLGADQRNYVVTAYYQSAIIVKTLLQMALVYYTGNYYLWISMELLLGVTYSIILNWKVNQVYPWLRSEIKQGKLLFKKYPEVIKYTKQLFVHKIGGFVQFQTTPFLVYAFVSLKTVAYYGNYTLIIDKISIFISNLLGSTNAGVGNLIAEGNPKRILQVFWELMGIRFLIAGTISFALLQLTDAFISLWLGNEYIISRHILYLIILNSFIGYTRGATDQFIYGYGLFQDTWAPVAEVSINLIVAIVSGYFWGLPGILMGNITSLLLIIVLWKPYFLYSKGFKMPIVHYWIGYIKHLIIISLPAIACYFLLPSSSFTPEKSFAHWIIYGAAISSAYGIMTYALLFFLTPGIRAFTYRAIKRKR
- a CDS encoding asparagine synthase-related protein, which translates into the protein MIYGKITLENWRTILLEGEEPESSFESCNLRVFFYGTLYNRDTLQATPDDTNAKLVADAFLRDQRSAFSLLDGSFTIVYYSENECGVVRDHHGTHYPIYCMADGSFSSSWQELEKRRRMNTRKYLSYDDAALIGFLQRGILGYGKSCWYEMYSLPAGEKICLMTEAGVIRSFIIQVKYNQNINDSFPTLEMLKHSFPSLYEKVKERIGILNAGSPFSTDYKVVWDRDSDVEALSKRYGELHVEAIRRRIGDSRRVGVLLSGGYDSGSNLAALRSIYDGQIDSYSVGFKGDAWTELPMARLMSETFGTRHHEYEIDGTEIRALPDIVRFLGEPFVEGGLMVNYCAMRMIGDDKPDVILGGDGNDQYFGTSGREVALHYLAARAGLLPLMKGVGRLLECEFFDTGGKFSRIRFHLDKIVHILEGERFGFSNSALRTFMYRPSDFHPAAPPRSDLRSFRHLYTQHARVSDLEIVIDRIILFKASRMARMFHNNLTFPFMDLKLYRFLQNLPVELKCKGDSVTDIARGRCTSKFLLKHHYKPLLPEAVTSCKKQGGFAPMPLFFRDNAQRARFKEFILSSGIYCTFLRQDVVEKFLTGYDREVGQENSWFWHRQNKALQYFNLLTLVTWWEEFVENREVKL
- a CDS encoding glycosyltransferase, with amino-acid sequence MNILFLHPVMFHPQRGGIERVSDLLSREFLRRGHHVLCLHNVRDETRMDYAYPTPLHFFPNSIQETEKNGLFYRDFLHEHHIDIVINQDPLAYNKLCHYSKDICGVHTISVIHQYPLGIYNHLFELIMWKKGKNTLMGKLRRGARIIKAPFIKYNFKRTLKADYKNIFAYTDLLCLLSLKFIPDLKQICSKNLERVIAVPNPNTYPVQKETGYSKKKQLLYVGRIEWYQKRVGRLIDIWRCVYRKFPDWELVIVGDGPIREDLEKKALRMERIIFTGWQDPESFYRNASILCLTSDFEGWGMVLTEAMTFGTIPVAFESFASVTDIIEDGKTGMLVPPFSRKQFARKLEVLMADEELRSSMSKACARYVKCFDIQNVADKWEEVFNRLKDKGH
- a CDS encoding glycosyltransferase, yielding MNNIPRISVIVPVYKVEKHLSQCVESILVQTFTDFELLLIDDGSPDNCGEICEEYARKDKRIRVFHQENAGLSCARNIGLINAYGRYVTFVDSDDYVKKNYLKDLYDSLPSDKTLMGVIAGSLERYLPNKDFQILHVPEKEITSEKVFLILTDLIDKYVTYAGNKLYDNRIIKQHKISFIPFVSGLEDMLFLLDYLLYADFMLIRDYNNYIYRVGYSTDALSVRINSFDAEYAAFSNYLKRVHTYQKKFDLEDDSLNKTWSSLTIFFHKVVLAIYKAENDYIHRERIAFLRRVLSSDKEWIKKHFFPQYKADVLGKFLLCNISISVFDVWMLFLSGIKFKKRFGGK
- a CDS encoding glycosyltransferase family 2 protein — protein: MKVSVIIPVYNVSKYIERCLLSVLNQTWQDLEVILVNDCTPDDSMEIAERVVKAHPRGKDVLFRANEKNKGLSATRNLAIHAATGDYLFFLDSDDYLPLDSLAILSLELQTKKYDFVLGDYEITGQSRSLHSHKMGKRGLHSNEEILSSYSMFLWPRMACNILVNRNFLLSEELFFKEGIVHEDDLWTFQLACKAGSAYFCNKTTYYYYTHSNSITGNPSLWNLQCRVFIVDLMYNYILSDAKLMRNKYVYVTFEETKAKYFDRILYFTKDESFRYKSYQSFRQRRYISNLKAFLCFHLHLSLFLRNLHYAFPIHLGYLYFKFFVKFSYYLLVLPIKVKRLLHIK